The Populus nigra chromosome 14, ddPopNigr1.1, whole genome shotgun sequence genome has a segment encoding these proteins:
- the LOC133672546 gene encoding uncharacterized protein LOC133672546 encodes MRSLHFFSQIHKTLNLKITPSFTLTSSSFTRRFTSPSQESTASPLEPPPSTDRVSSIVDELSKLTLLEVSDLTEVLRTKLEIKEMPVMAVMMPGMGFSMGAGMKGGGGGGAAAAKAEEKVEKTVFDVKLEGFDAATKIKVIKEVRGFTDLGLKEAKDLVEKAPTLLKKGVTKDEAEKIIEKMKGVGAKVTME; translated from the coding sequence ATGAGATCCTTACACTTCTTTTCTCAAATccacaaaaccctaaaccttaaaATAACCCCTAGTTTCACTCTCACATCCTCAAGTTTCACTCGCCGATTCACATCTCCCTCTCAAGAATCAACTGCATCTCCACTAGAACCACCTCCATCAACTGATAGGGTCTCCTCAATTGTGGATGAACTCTCAAAATTAACCCTTCTGGAGGTATCTGATTTAACTGAGGTTTTGCGTACTAAATTGGAGATTAAGGAAATGCCAGTGATGGCAGTGATGATGCCAGGAATGGGGTTCAGTATGGGAGCTGGGATGAAgggcggtggtggtggtggggcaGCAGCGGCGAAGGCGGAAGAGAAGGTGGAGAAGACAGTGTTTGATGTGAAATTAGAAGGGTTTGATGCGGCAACGAAGATCAAAGTTATTAAGGAAGTTAGAGGTTTTACTGATTTGGGATTGAAGGAAGCTAAAGATTTAGTGGAAAAGGCACCAACTTTGTTGAAAAAAGGAGTTACTAAAGATGAAGCTGAGAAGATTATTGAGAAAATGAAGGGAGTTGGGGCTAAAGTTACAATGGAATAA